Proteins encoded within one genomic window of Chitinispirillales bacterium ANBcel5:
- a CDS encoding DUF429 domain-containing protein produces the protein MVKFGGIDGCRGGWFIIFFDSDRGWSCALYPNLESLWQEMKSASLLLIDIPIGLPEAAANGRECDHLARKILGGRSGSSLFPVPCREVLRCKNYTEANRVSRQLANKGLSVQSWNIGPKIVQADTLLRKSKSARSVFRESHPELCFAKLSGKPLTYKKNTPSGIEERLAILKSHDPSVLVAVNEALERYRRKVVRKDDILDAAVLALSAGEKGRVLSIPEKVPKDRYGLRMEITYREK, from the coding sequence ATGGTCAAATTCGGTGGCATCGATGGTTGCAGGGGTGGATGGTTTATCATCTTCTTTGATAGTGATAGGGGATGGAGTTGTGCGCTGTATCCAAATCTTGAAAGCTTGTGGCAAGAGATGAAGAGCGCATCACTTCTGCTTATCGATATCCCAATCGGACTACCGGAAGCAGCTGCTAATGGCAGAGAGTGTGATCATTTAGCACGAAAAATCTTAGGCGGTAGGAGTGGATCATCACTATTTCCTGTACCGTGCCGAGAGGTGCTACGGTGTAAAAATTACACAGAAGCTAACAGGGTAAGCCGCCAATTAGCAAACAAAGGACTTTCGGTTCAGAGCTGGAACATAGGACCTAAAATAGTGCAGGCAGATACTTTACTGCGAAAAAGCAAGAGCGCACGTTCGGTCTTCAGAGAGTCTCATCCGGAGCTATGCTTCGCAAAACTTTCCGGGAAACCCCTAACTTACAAAAAAAATACCCCTTCCGGTATTGAGGAAAGGTTAGCCATACTGAAAAGCCATGATCCATCTGTTTTGGTTGCCGTAAATGAAGCCCTGGAGCGTTACAGAAGAAAGGTAGTAAGAAAAGATGATATCCTTGATGCCGCGGTTCTTGCTCTGAGCGCGGGTGAAAAGGGAAGAGTTCTGTCTATTCCGGAAAAAGTACCCAAAGACCGGTATGGGCTCAGAATGGAAATCACGTATCGTGAAAAATAA
- a CDS encoding response regulator, producing MYWKDEINFEQLVNESQNIIVFLINHDNELIYANDGFRRFFDHANVDISAIFVNPDFSKIKSLSENFNGVLTVKKTPRTTVSFQAKIVITKYGILFVCEKDTLETDQLYLEMTKLSSSVSNRNRELIKKDVLLKNAYQELERKSEELEKAKVKAESANKAKSAFLSAMSHEIRTPLNGVIGFTDLLAKTTLTAVQRQYLENANASAKILLDIINDILDFSKIEAGRLELEEVETDIVELIEETADIVKFIAASKNIELLLNIASNTPRITVTDPLRMKQILVNLLSNAIKFTEKGEVELSLYSTRDIHDPGYYHYTFTVKDTGIGISPEGQKNLFKSFSQADSSISRKFGGTGLGLAISNNLVKKMGGKIDVKSRLNRGSDFSFTVKKPAITKSCVQVKTDLKIQRALIVDDNEKSRTILEQRYREWDIETVTAESGTRALNIIKTSPSFDVAVIDYNMPDTDGIETVEQIRSELKVTSEVLPVILLYNPAFNEISDEKMDDLGIVFKVVKPVKTGEMINCIKNIVQTKNHTDSDKESKQITHTETISCKKYPTILVVDDVLLNNVLIKTVLKNLIPGSTVIEAENGVKAVEHYKKHNPDIIFMDIKMPEMDGFAATGAIREIEQDAGNLCPVIALSASTDNTERAKCFDCGMNDYLEKPLNQKTLITILEKYLSE from the coding sequence ATGTACTGGAAAGATGAAATTAATTTTGAACAGTTGGTTAACGAAAGCCAAAATATCATCGTTTTCTTAATCAATCACGATAACGAGCTGATTTACGCAAATGATGGCTTCAGAAGATTTTTTGACCACGCAAACGTAGATATCAGCGCTATTTTTGTTAATCCGGATTTCAGTAAAATAAAATCCTTATCAGAAAATTTTAACGGCGTATTGACCGTCAAAAAAACTCCCCGAACAACTGTCTCATTTCAGGCAAAAATAGTTATTACTAAGTATGGTATTTTGTTTGTTTGCGAAAAAGATACCTTAGAAACTGATCAACTGTACCTGGAAATGACAAAACTTTCTTCATCAGTTTCCAATAGAAACAGAGAACTGATTAAGAAAGATGTTTTATTGAAAAATGCCTATCAGGAGCTTGAGAGAAAATCTGAAGAGCTTGAAAAGGCAAAAGTCAAAGCAGAGAGTGCCAACAAAGCTAAATCAGCCTTTTTATCTGCAATGAGCCACGAGATCAGAACCCCTCTGAATGGTGTTATTGGATTTACCGATCTTTTAGCCAAAACGACTTTAACGGCCGTTCAAAGACAGTACCTCGAAAACGCAAACGCTTCCGCCAAAATTCTTCTCGATATAATCAATGACATTCTCGACTTTTCCAAAATTGAAGCAGGGCGCCTCGAACTGGAAGAAGTGGAAACAGATATAGTAGAGTTGATTGAGGAGACAGCGGATATTGTTAAATTCATCGCGGCATCAAAGAATATCGAATTATTGCTCAACATTGCTTCCAATACGCCGCGAATAACAGTAACAGACCCGTTGAGAATGAAACAGATTCTTGTCAATCTTTTGAGCAATGCAATCAAATTTACCGAAAAAGGAGAAGTAGAGCTTTCTTTGTATTCTACCCGGGACATACACGATCCCGGCTACTATCACTATACTTTCACGGTAAAAGATACCGGCATCGGAATTTCACCAGAGGGTCAGAAAAACCTTTTTAAATCTTTTTCACAGGCAGACAGCTCAATCTCAAGAAAGTTTGGCGGAACTGGTTTAGGCCTTGCCATCTCAAACAACCTGGTAAAAAAAATGGGTGGTAAAATTGATGTTAAGTCCCGGCTAAATAGAGGAAGCGATTTTTCATTCACAGTAAAAAAGCCGGCAATAACGAAGAGTTGTGTTCAGGTTAAAACTGATCTTAAGATCCAGCGGGCGCTTATAGTTGATGATAATGAAAAAAGCAGAACAATACTTGAGCAGAGATACAGGGAATGGGATATAGAAACTGTTACAGCTGAAAGCGGAACCAGGGCGTTAAACATAATTAAAACCAGCCCCTCCTTTGATGTTGCTGTAATTGACTACAATATGCCCGATACAGATGGTATAGAAACGGTAGAGCAAATAAGAAGCGAGCTCAAAGTAACATCAGAGGTATTGCCTGTTATTCTCCTCTATAATCCCGCGTTTAATGAAATATCTGATGAAAAAATGGACGATCTTGGTATTGTGTTTAAAGTTGTCAAACCGGTAAAGACTGGTGAAATGATAAACTGTATTAAAAATATCGTCCAAACCAAAAATCACACTGATTCAGATAAGGAAAGTAAACAGATAACCCATACAGAAACAATCAGTTGCAAGAAATATCCAACCATTTTAGTCGTGGATGATGTTTTACTGAACAATGTGCTTATAAAAACTGTACTAAAAAACCTTATCCCCGGATCCACTGTTATAGAAGCAGAAAATGGAGTTAAGGCGGTTGAACACTATAAAAAGCATAACCCGGATATAATTTTCATGGATATAAAAATGCCGGAGATGGATGGTTTTGCCGCAACAGGTGCAATAAGAGAAATTGAGCAGGATGCAGGGAATTTATGCCCTGTTATAGCACTCAGCGCATCAACGGACAATACAGAGCGGGCTAAATGCTTCGATTGTGGTATGAATGACTATCTTGAAAAACCTCTTAACCAGAAAACACTGATTACAATTCTTGAGAAATATCTCTCAGAATAA
- a CDS encoding cobalamin B12-binding domain-containing protein, translated as MKKTTINFDQFYNALISGNKELCSAIISAFLSKNTDISTLYEHLFKPSLYKVGYEWEQQRLNVAVEHMATSIVEDLMNELLPGMVSLQRKGRNVVLSSVENEEHQLGCRMVADTFEKHGWDTFFTGAKTPITDLITFCETIKPHLICLSLSITSNMPVLLHEIKTIRNHTDVTILIGGQGLIESGKVISEHFNNVVYLKDVFEVEELITETENDNSKRG; from the coding sequence ATGAAAAAAACTACCATCAATTTCGATCAATTCTATAATGCCCTCATAAGTGGCAATAAAGAGCTCTGTAGTGCTATAATAAGCGCCTTTTTGAGTAAAAACACCGATATCAGCACCCTTTACGAGCACTTGTTTAAACCCAGCTTGTATAAGGTGGGGTATGAATGGGAGCAGCAAAGGCTTAATGTGGCAGTAGAGCATATGGCCACATCAATAGTAGAAGACCTTATGAATGAGCTTCTCCCGGGAATGGTTTCGCTACAGAGAAAAGGGAGAAATGTTGTACTGTCCAGTGTGGAAAATGAAGAGCATCAGCTAGGTTGCAGAATGGTTGCAGATACGTTTGAAAAACATGGTTGGGATACATTTTTTACCGGTGCCAAAACACCCATAACAGACCTGATTACATTTTGTGAAACAATAAAGCCTCATTTAATCTGCCTCTCATTGAGCATAACGTCCAATATGCCTGTACTATTACACGAAATCAAAACAATCAGAAATCATACCGATGTAACTATATTGATCGGTGGGCAGGGTCTCATAGAATCCGGCAAAGTGATTTCTGAACATTTCAACAACGTAGTCTACCTAAAAGATGTTTTCGAGGTGGAAGAATTAATCACCGAAACAGAAAATGATAATTCTAAGCGCGGCTAA
- a CDS encoding DUF2721 domain-containing protein: MQFTLTTPTLLFSAISLLLLAYTNRFLALAALIRQLHRQYKEDPDEIILKQISSIQNRIMLIRNMQFLGAVSFFLCTLSMFLLLLGYEKVAELTFVGALVALMFSLFISVLEIHRSCDALNMRLKDIEELSVK, translated from the coding sequence ATGCAGTTTACACTTACTACTCCGACACTACTCTTTTCAGCAATTTCTCTTCTCCTTCTTGCCTATACCAACCGTTTCCTTGCGCTTGCTGCCCTTATCCGGCAACTTCACCGCCAGTACAAGGAAGATCCCGATGAGATTATTCTTAAGCAGATAAGCAGTATACAAAACCGAATCATGCTTATCCGCAACATGCAATTTTTAGGCGCGGTCAGTTTCTTTTTATGCACCCTCTCCATGTTTTTGCTATTACTGGGGTATGAGAAAGTAGCGGAGTTAACCTTTGTTGGGGCATTAGTGGCACTAATGTTTTCGCTCTTTATCTCTGTGCTGGAAATTCACCGCTCATGCGATGCGCTCAATATGCGCCTTAAAGATATCGAAGAGCTATCGGTGAAGTAA